The Ancylobacter sp. WKF20 genome contains a region encoding:
- a CDS encoding DUF1289 domain-containing protein yields MPAPVSTPCVSICTLDASRQHCTGCGRTLDEIGAWSTMSEAERRAVMARLNREAGQ; encoded by the coding sequence ATGCCCGCACCCGTCTCGACACCCTGCGTCTCGATCTGCACGCTCGACGCCAGCCGGCAACATTGTACCGGCTGCGGCCGCACGCTCGATGAGATTGGCGCCTGGAGCACGATGAGCGAAGCCGAGCGCCGCGCCGTCATGGCCCGCCTCAACCGGGAGGCGGGACAATGA
- a CDS encoding AbrB/MazE/SpoVT family DNA-binding domain-containing protein, protein MSTAKVFISGNSQAVRLPKEFRLKGPEVEIFRRGDEIVLREKPEGLAHLLDILDALPEDVLTEAPDDPPPAPVDSGER, encoded by the coding sequence ATGAGCACCGCGAAAGTCTTCATCTCCGGCAATAGCCAGGCTGTCCGGCTGCCGAAGGAATTCCGCCTGAAGGGTCCTGAGGTCGAGATTTTCCGACGCGGCGACGAGATCGTGCTGCGCGAAAAGCCGGAAGGGCTGGCGCATCTTCTCGACATTCTCGACGCCCTTCCCGAGGACGTATTGACCGAGGCACCGGATGATCCACCACCGGCGCCTGTTGATAGTGGCGAGCGTTAA
- a CDS encoding Mrp/NBP35 family ATP-binding protein translates to MATADEVRARLAQVSAPDGRPVTETGVLSDILVSNGKVYMSITVDAGEAKAWEPVRAAVERTVRGTPGITSALVALTAERKGGAAPAGGTSTQPVRVSGQGGHSHEGHSHAGHSHAGHAHAGHSHPQPPADPQKESSGLPGVGAIIAVASGKGGVGKSTLAANLALGLAATGLKVGLLDADIYGPSVPRLMGLRGKPEVNGRMIQPMQAFGLKVMSIGFLVDEETPMIWRGPMVMSAISQLLKEVNWAPLDILVVDMPPGTGDAQLTMAQQVPLAGAVIVSTPQDLALIDARRGIAMFQKVNVPVLGIVENMSYFMCPHCGGRSDVFGHGGARHEAQRFGVPFLGEVPLHLSIRETSDAGRPITATAPDSHEAQIYRGIANSVREALAGRRNAARPAPRIVMEG, encoded by the coding sequence ATGGCGACGGCAGACGAGGTTCGCGCGCGGCTGGCTCAGGTCTCGGCGCCGGACGGTCGGCCGGTGACGGAGACCGGCGTGCTCTCCGACATCCTCGTGTCCAACGGCAAGGTCTATATGTCGATCACCGTGGATGCGGGCGAGGCGAAGGCCTGGGAGCCGGTGCGCGCGGCGGTGGAACGCACGGTGCGCGGCACGCCCGGCATTACCTCCGCGCTGGTGGCGCTGACCGCCGAGCGTAAGGGCGGGGCGGCGCCCGCTGGTGGCACGTCCACCCAGCCGGTGCGCGTCTCCGGCCAGGGTGGGCATTCCCATGAAGGCCATTCGCACGCCGGGCATTCTCACGCCGGTCACGCGCACGCCGGCCATTCTCACCCCCAGCCGCCGGCCGATCCGCAGAAGGAATCCTCCGGCCTGCCCGGCGTCGGCGCCATTATCGCCGTGGCTTCCGGCAAGGGCGGCGTCGGCAAGTCGACTCTGGCCGCCAATCTCGCCCTCGGCCTTGCCGCCACCGGGCTGAAGGTCGGCCTGCTCGATGCCGATATTTACGGCCCCTCCGTGCCGCGCCTCATGGGGCTGCGCGGCAAGCCGGAGGTGAACGGGCGGATGATCCAGCCCATGCAGGCCTTCGGCCTGAAGGTCATGTCCATCGGCTTCCTGGTGGACGAAGAGACCCCGATGATCTGGCGCGGCCCGATGGTGATGTCCGCCATCAGCCAGCTGCTGAAGGAAGTGAACTGGGCGCCGCTCGACATTCTCGTCGTCGACATGCCGCCGGGCACCGGCGACGCGCAGCTGACCATGGCGCAGCAGGTGCCGCTGGCCGGCGCGGTGATCGTCTCCACCCCGCAGGATCTCGCGCTGATCGACGCGCGGCGCGGCATCGCCATGTTCCAGAAGGTGAACGTGCCCGTGCTCGGCATCGTCGAGAACATGAGCTACTTCATGTGCCCGCATTGCGGCGGGCGCTCCGACGTGTTCGGCCATGGAGGCGCGCGGCATGAGGCGCAGCGTTTCGGCGTGCCCTTCCTCGGCGAGGTGCCGCTGCACCTGTCGATCCGCGAGACCTCGGACGCCGGCCGCCCGATCACCGCGACGGCGCCTGACAGCCACGAGGCGCAGATCTACCGCGGCATCGCCAATTCCGTGCGCGAAGCCCTCGCTGGCCGCCGCAACGCCGCCCGCCCGGCGCCGCGCATCGTCATGGAGGGGTGA
- a CDS encoding DoxX family protein: MTTALVAPAGSAGLLRKIVGPVLLPDAFVLTDGMNIVRLAAGAFYAPHVIQKLTGIESSLAFFDRAGLQPAPFFLALSIIFETLAFVGLTFGLFTRWIALASAGCLVVAAYAIIQTKGLGWFWARGGIEYLVFWCVISLAVALDAWRRTLKA, encoded by the coding sequence ATGACCACCGCCCTTGTTGCCCCCGCGGGTTCTGCCGGCCTGCTGAGGAAGATTGTCGGCCCCGTGCTGCTGCCCGACGCCTTCGTGCTCACCGACGGCATGAATATCGTCCGCCTTGCGGCGGGAGCCTTCTATGCCCCGCATGTCATCCAGAAGCTGACCGGCATCGAGAGCTCGCTGGCCTTTTTCGACCGGGCGGGCCTCCAGCCGGCGCCGTTCTTCCTGGCGCTGTCGATCATCTTTGAGACGCTGGCCTTCGTCGGCCTCACCTTCGGCCTGTTCACGCGCTGGATCGCGCTGGCATCGGCGGGCTGCCTCGTCGTCGCCGCCTATGCGATCATTCAGACCAAGGGACTGGGCTGGTTCTGGGCGCGCGGCGGCATCGAGTATCTCGTCTTCTGGTGCGTCATTTCGCTAGCGGTGGCGCTGGACGCCTGGCGGCGCACCCTGAAGGCGTGA
- a CDS encoding TIGR02281 family clan AA aspartic protease, whose protein sequence is MNHDRLMWIILIGLAAGVGLMVWASQHGPVAGLDVDSLAYAVGYTAFALIIAASLLATFSGRLGEALRAAALWLVIFCVLGVGYTYRFELHAVAYRVLAELAPGYAVPLAHDGGPSVEVARARDGDFNVRVEINGTKIPMLVDTGASSVVLTPEDAVAAGLPIEFIRYDIPIDTANGRGRAAAVVLDRVEIAGSIAERDVPALIASPGTLKHSLLGMSFLSRLASFEIRGEKLVMRAKIAQ, encoded by the coding sequence ATGAACCATGACCGCCTGATGTGGATCATCCTCATCGGCCTCGCCGCCGGCGTCGGGCTGATGGTGTGGGCCTCCCAGCACGGCCCGGTGGCCGGGCTCGATGTGGATTCGCTTGCTTATGCCGTGGGTTACACGGCTTTCGCGCTGATCATCGCCGCCAGCCTACTGGCCACTTTTTCCGGCCGGCTGGGCGAGGCGCTGCGCGCGGCGGCGCTCTGGCTGGTCATCTTCTGCGTGCTCGGCGTCGGCTATACCTACCGTTTCGAGCTGCACGCGGTGGCCTATCGCGTGCTGGCGGAGCTGGCGCCGGGCTATGCCGTGCCGCTCGCCCATGATGGCGGGCCGTCGGTCGAGGTCGCCCGCGCCCGCGATGGCGACTTCAATGTGCGCGTCGAGATCAACGGTACAAAAATACCTATGCTGGTGGATACCGGCGCCTCCAGCGTGGTGCTGACGCCCGAGGATGCCGTCGCCGCCGGCCTGCCCATCGAGTTCATCCGCTACGACATCCCCATCGACACCGCCAACGGCCGCGGCCGCGCCGCCGCTGTGGTGCTCGACCGGGTAGAGATCGCCGGCTCCATCGCCGAACGCGACGTCCCCGCCCTCATCGCCAGCCCCGGCACGCTGAAGCACAGCCTGCTCGGCATGAGCTTCCTCTCGCGCCTCGCCAGCTTCGAGATCCGCGGCGAGAAGCTGGTGATGCGCGCCAAGATCGCGCAATAG
- a CDS encoding thermonuclease family protein has product MRPPRLTYGRPPGGRGWRRSKWRRSTWGSIFVALVLVGVALVVERLVPPLTGAVRVADGDSLVVDGERVRLDGIDAPELHQSCGAPGKEWPCGARAKAALEAVVAQGAVTCRPVDEDRYGRAVAICGVGADDLGADDRGGDDLAGLQVAAGWALATGLAYRREQAAARAAGRGIWSGPFEEPAQWRERHPRPPS; this is encoded by the coding sequence ATGCGGCCGCCGCGGCTGACCTATGGGCGCCCTCCCGGCGGGCGCGGCTGGCGGCGCAGCAAATGGCGGCGCAGTACTTGGGGCTCGATCTTCGTCGCGCTGGTGCTGGTCGGCGTGGCGCTGGTGGTGGAGCGGCTCGTGCCCCCGCTCACCGGCGCGGTGCGGGTGGCCGATGGCGACAGCCTCGTCGTGGACGGCGAGCGGGTTCGGCTCGACGGCATCGACGCGCCGGAGCTGCACCAGTCCTGTGGCGCGCCGGGGAAGGAATGGCCCTGCGGCGCGCGCGCCAAGGCGGCGCTGGAAGCCGTCGTCGCGCAGGGCGCGGTGACCTGCCGCCCGGTCGATGAGGACCGCTATGGCCGAGCCGTCGCGATCTGCGGTGTCGGGGCGGACGATCTCGGGGCGGACGACCGAGGGGGCGACGATCTCGCGGGCCTGCAGGTCGCGGCCGGCTGGGCGCTGGCCACCGGCCTTGCCTATCGGCGGGAGCAAGCTGCCGCCCGCGCGGCCGGCCGGGGCATCTGGTCCGGCCCCTTCGAGGAGCCCGCCCAGTGGCGCGAGCGCCATCCCCGCCCGCCCTCGTGA
- a CDS encoding sulfite exporter TauE/SafE family protein, with the protein MLASIPVDHLMWLAGALLVAGFATGILAGLFGIGGGAIIVPVLYEVFGAVGVSDSERMHLSVGTALAIIVPTALRSYFAHRARTKIDNSVLKIWAAPLVVGVIAGTALAAVSNDVVLKIAFVAFAVLMSGKLLFGRESWVIADRLPGRLAMSAYAFGIGLASPLIGISGGGIATVVLTLYRVPIHTAIATSAGLGALIAVPGTIGYVISGIPHLPNLPPLSIGYVSLPGLVLVGGVATLAAPLGARLAHAFTKRQLEVGFGLYLLLVGLRFVIALAGF; encoded by the coding sequence ATGCTCGCGTCCATTCCGGTCGATCATCTGATGTGGCTCGCCGGCGCGTTGCTGGTGGCGGGCTTTGCGACGGGCATCCTTGCCGGCCTGTTCGGCATTGGCGGCGGTGCGATCATCGTCCCCGTGCTGTACGAAGTCTTTGGCGCCGTTGGCGTTTCCGATTCCGAGCGGATGCATCTGTCGGTCGGAACCGCGCTCGCCATCATCGTGCCGACGGCGCTGCGCTCCTATTTCGCCCACCGCGCCCGCACCAAGATCGACAATTCGGTGCTGAAGATCTGGGCCGCGCCGCTGGTCGTCGGCGTCATCGCCGGCACGGCGCTGGCGGCGGTGTCGAACGACGTCGTGCTGAAGATCGCCTTCGTCGCCTTCGCGGTGCTGATGTCCGGTAAGCTCTTGTTCGGGCGGGAGAGTTGGGTGATTGCGGACAGGCTGCCGGGACGGCTCGCCATGTCCGCCTATGCCTTCGGCATCGGCCTCGCCTCGCCACTGATCGGCATCAGCGGCGGCGGTATCGCGACGGTGGTGCTGACGCTCTACCGTGTGCCGATCCACACGGCGATTGCCACCTCGGCCGGGCTCGGCGCGCTGATCGCGGTGCCCGGCACGATCGGCTATGTCATCAGCGGAATACCGCACCTGCCGAACCTGCCGCCGCTCTCCATCGGCTATGTCTCGCTGCCAGGCCTCGTGCTGGTCGGCGGGGTGGCGACGCTGGCGGCGCCGCTCGGCGCGCGCCTCGCCCACGCCTTCACCAAGCGCCAGCTCGAGGTTGGCTTCGGGCTTTATTTGCTGCTCGTCGGCCTGCGCTTCGTCATCGCGCTTGCCGGCTTCTGA
- a CDS encoding uracil-DNA glycosylase family protein: MSDLAARPERLDDLLARIRACRLCVEAPRGVALPHEPRPVLHVGPTARLLIASQAPGTKVHASGRSFDDASGDRLRAWLGLDRATFYDEGRVAIAAMGFCFPGQDAKGGDLPPRRECAGQWHDRLFAARAPFDLIVAVGASAQAYHLRRLGLERFARGGLTERVMAWREIWEARAAPRVLPLPHPSWRNTGWLKRHPWFEAELLPVLRAEVARLV; encoded by the coding sequence ATGTCCGATCTGGCCGCCCGACCCGAACGCCTCGACGATCTGCTCGCGCGCATCCGGGCGTGCCGGCTCTGTGTCGAGGCGCCGCGCGGGGTGGCGCTGCCGCATGAGCCGCGCCCGGTGCTGCATGTCGGGCCGACGGCGCGGCTGCTCATCGCCAGCCAGGCGCCCGGCACGAAGGTCCATGCCTCCGGCCGTTCCTTCGACGATGCCTCGGGCGACCGGCTGCGGGCGTGGCTCGGGCTCGACCGGGCGACCTTTTACGACGAGGGCCGCGTGGCCATCGCCGCCATGGGCTTCTGCTTTCCCGGACAGGACGCCAAGGGCGGCGACCTGCCGCCGCGCCGGGAATGCGCCGGCCAGTGGCATGACCGCCTGTTCGCGGCGCGCGCGCCCTTCGACCTGATCGTCGCGGTGGGCGCGAGCGCGCAGGCCTATCATCTGCGCCGGCTGGGGCTGGAGCGTTTCGCGCGCGGCGGGCTGACCGAGCGGGTGATGGCGTGGCGGGAGATCTGGGAGGCGCGCGCCGCCCCGCGCGTGCTGCCGCTGCCGCACCCGTCCTGGCGCAACACCGGCTGGCTGAAGCGCCACCCCTGGTTCGAGGCGGAGCTGCTGCCGGTGCTGCGCGCCGAGGTGGCGCGGCTGGTGTGA
- a CDS encoding type II toxin-antitoxin system VapC family toxin — protein MAARYLLDTNIIIALRRRRPSSLVERLSRLQPGEVVMSAVVYGELCYGAEKSVRRDEAQEVLQRLTQAIPVDPLPGDAPLVYGRVRAALEARGAIIGGNDLWIAAHALARGLVLVTGNVREFGRVPDLVVEDWSVD, from the coding sequence ATGGCGGCGCGCTACCTGCTCGACACCAACATCATCATCGCGCTGCGACGACGGCGCCCGTCTTCGCTGGTTGAGCGACTGAGCCGCCTTCAGCCGGGGGAGGTGGTGATGTCGGCAGTGGTGTATGGCGAGCTCTGTTACGGCGCCGAGAAGAGCGTGCGTCGCGACGAGGCGCAGGAGGTTCTTCAGCGGCTGACACAAGCGATCCCGGTCGACCCGCTGCCGGGCGATGCCCCCCTCGTCTATGGCCGTGTTCGCGCGGCGCTGGAAGCGCGCGGCGCCATTATCGGCGGCAATGACCTCTGGATCGCGGCGCACGCGCTGGCGCGCGGATTGGTGCTGGTGACCGGCAATGTCCGCGAGTTTGGCCGCGTGCCGGACCTCGTCGTGGAAGACTGGAGCGTCGACTGA
- a CDS encoding ABC transporter substrate-binding protein, with translation MDAASAKEWKTVRIGTEGAYPPFNYIENNELKGFDIDIAKALCAKMKVTCTFVAQDWDGIIPALLAGKYDAIVASMSITEERQKQIAFSKKYYKTPATFAVPKDSKITDTSPAALKGKVLGAQASTIHSNYLEDVYGKAGAEVKLYGKQDEANLDLANGRLDGILADKVVLMEWLATKDGACCKFTGAEYTDPKYFGEGVGVGIRKDDPELVAMFNKAIDEIRADGTYKTINDKYFPFSVY, from the coding sequence ATGGACGCCGCCTCCGCGAAGGAATGGAAGACCGTCCGCATCGGCACGGAGGGCGCCTACCCGCCCTTCAACTATATCGAGAATAACGAGCTCAAGGGCTTCGACATCGACATCGCCAAGGCGCTCTGCGCGAAGATGAAGGTCACCTGCACCTTCGTCGCGCAGGATTGGGACGGCATCATCCCCGCCCTGCTCGCCGGCAAATACGACGCCATCGTCGCCTCCATGTCGATCACGGAAGAGCGGCAGAAGCAGATCGCCTTCTCCAAGAAGTACTACAAGACTCCGGCCACCTTCGCCGTGCCGAAGGATTCCAAGATCACTGACACCTCGCCGGCCGCCCTCAAGGGCAAGGTGCTCGGCGCGCAGGCCTCGACCATCCATTCCAACTACCTCGAGGACGTGTACGGCAAGGCCGGCGCCGAGGTGAAGCTCTATGGCAAGCAGGACGAGGCCAATCTCGACCTCGCCAATGGTCGCCTCGACGGCATCCTGGCCGACAAGGTCGTGCTGATGGAATGGCTGGCCACCAAGGATGGCGCCTGCTGCAAGTTCACCGGCGCCGAATACACCGACCCGAAATACTTCGGCGAGGGCGTGGGCGTGGGTATCCGCAAGGATGACCCGGAGCTGGTCGCCATGTTCAACAAGGCGATCGACGAGATTCGCGCTGACGGCACCTACAAGACCATCAACGACAAGTATTTCCCCTTCAGCGTCTACTGA
- a CDS encoding ABC transporter permease has product MQTFLDLVGAGFLSLMSFIGLNSDLMGRYGLRFLEGVWVTLQLVIISVGIGALLAWPLAIARIEGGKLLAGLSFGYSYFFRGTPLLAQTFLIYYGAGQFREALTEVGLWWFFRDAFNCAVLTFTLNTAAYQSEILRGAIQSLPVGQMEGAQALGLTRVLAYRKVIVPQAFAIGLRPLGNELILMIKSSAIASVITVYDLMGVTRLAFSRSYDMEVYLWAAALYLIMVEIVRRVWDVLERRLNRHLLVSR; this is encoded by the coding sequence ATGCAGACGTTTCTCGATCTTGTCGGCGCCGGCTTTCTGTCGCTGATGAGCTTCATCGGCCTCAACAGCGATCTGATGGGGCGCTACGGCCTGCGCTTCCTCGAGGGCGTGTGGGTCACGCTGCAGCTCGTCATCATCTCGGTCGGCATCGGCGCGCTGCTCGCCTGGCCGCTGGCCATCGCCCGCATCGAGGGCGGCAAGCTGCTCGCCGGCCTGTCCTTCGGCTATTCCTACTTCTTCCGCGGCACGCCGCTCTTGGCGCAGACCTTCCTGATCTATTACGGCGCCGGCCAGTTCCGCGAGGCGCTGACCGAGGTCGGGCTGTGGTGGTTCTTCCGCGACGCCTTCAACTGCGCGGTACTGACCTTCACGCTCAACACCGCCGCCTATCAGTCGGAAATCCTGCGCGGCGCCATACAGAGCCTGCCGGTCGGCCAGATGGAGGGCGCGCAGGCGCTCGGCCTCACCCGCGTGCTGGCCTATCGCAAGGTGATCGTGCCGCAGGCCTTCGCCATCGGCCTGCGCCCGCTCGGCAATGAGCTGATCCTGATGATCAAGTCGAGCGCCATCGCCTCGGTGATCACGGTCTATGACCTGATGGGCGTGACGCGCCTCGCCTTCTCCCGCTCCTACGATATGGAGGTCTATCTCTGGGCGGCGGCGCTCTATCTCATCATGGTCGAGATCGTCCGCCGGGTGTGGGACGTGCTGGAGCGCCGGCTCAACCGGCACCTGCTGGTCTCGCGCTGA
- the cobS gene encoding adenosylcobinamide-GDP ribazoletransferase, whose translation MSRLKAASEATGEVLRALPAALRFLSRLPVPRLPFEPAQDGPPDLDRLAPAFPLAGALIGLTGALTALTFALIGLPSLVVATLTVMVLVIVAGGLHEDGLADVADGLGGMTVARRLEIMRDSRLGSFGVLALILAVTLRVVTLQALMDIDILATAAALLAAGAVGRLAPVLMLAALPPARPEGLGHGAGRPSAPARWKAGGLALVIAALTVIPGFGAGALAGGLVLGFLGFSALARLARAQFGGQTGDVAGAAALLVEIAFLLGLLIFARHP comes from the coding sequence ATGTCCCGCCTGAAGGCTGCCTCGGAAGCGACCGGGGAGGTGCTGCGCGCCCTGCCGGCGGCGCTGCGCTTCCTCTCCCGCCTGCCGGTGCCGCGCCTGCCCTTCGAGCCGGCACAGGACGGCCCGCCCGACCTCGACCGGCTGGCCCCGGCCTTCCCGCTGGCCGGTGCACTCATCGGCCTGACTGGCGCTCTCACTGCACTGACTTTTGCACTCATCGGCCTGCCCTCACTGGTCGTCGCGACGCTCACCGTCATGGTGCTCGTCATCGTCGCCGGCGGGCTGCATGAGGACGGGCTGGCCGATGTCGCCGACGGGCTCGGCGGTATGACCGTAGCGCGCCGGCTGGAAATCATGCGCGACAGCCGGCTCGGCAGCTTCGGCGTGCTGGCGCTGATCCTCGCCGTGACGCTGCGCGTCGTCACGCTGCAAGCCCTTATGGACATTGATATTCTCGCGACCGCGGCGGCGCTGCTGGCGGCCGGCGCGGTGGGGCGCCTCGCCCCGGTGCTCATGCTCGCCGCCCTCCCCCCGGCCCGGCCGGAGGGTCTCGGCCATGGCGCGGGGCGCCCGTCGGCTCCGGCGCGGTGGAAAGCGGGCGGCCTCGCGCTCGTGATCGCCGCGCTCACGGTTATCCCCGGCTTTGGCGCGGGCGCCCTGGCCGGCGGCCTTGTCCTTGGTTTTCTTGGCTTTTCAGCCCTCGCCCGCCTTGCCCGCGCCCAATTCGGCGGTCAAACGGGCGATGTCGCCGGTGCGGCGGCCCTTCTGGTCGAGATTGCCTTCCTGCTGGGTCTGCTTATCTTCGCGCGGCATCCTTGA
- the cobT gene encoding nicotinate-nucleotide--dimethylbenzimidazole phosphoribosyltransferase, which produces MLRSATGLPFDDIRNLIAQMPGPDEAARQAATARQGQLVKPPGALGRLEEIAIHIAGWQGREIPVVNRPTVAVFAATHGVAARGVSPYPSEVTKQMVATFTNGKAAVNQICGVFGAGLRVFDLALDLPTPDIVEQDALTEAECAATMAFGMEALAGEPDLLCLGEMGIGNTTIAAAIFHGLYGGTAADWVGPGTGSTGETLARKIAAVEAAVTRAKGHLDDPLEVLRKLGGREVAAMAGAILAARLQRVPVVLDGYVVTAAAAVLKALDPRALDHCLAGHVSAEPAHRAVLERLELRPILDLGMRLGEGSGAALAVGVIKSALACHGGMATFAEAGVAEG; this is translated from the coding sequence ATGCTCCGCTCCGCCACCGGCCTGCCCTTTGACGACATCCGCAACCTGATCGCCCAGATGCCGGGCCCGGATGAGGCGGCGCGGCAGGCCGCCACCGCCCGGCAGGGGCAGCTGGTGAAGCCGCCGGGCGCGCTCGGCCGGCTGGAGGAGATCGCCATCCATATCGCCGGCTGGCAGGGGCGGGAGATTCCGGTGGTGAACCGGCCGACCGTCGCGGTCTTCGCCGCCACCCATGGCGTCGCCGCGCGCGGGGTCTCGCCCTACCCGTCGGAGGTGACCAAGCAGATGGTCGCCACCTTCACCAATGGAAAGGCGGCGGTGAACCAGATTTGCGGCGTGTTCGGCGCCGGGCTGCGCGTGTTCGACCTCGCGCTCGATCTGCCCACCCCTGACATCGTGGAACAGGACGCGCTCACCGAGGCCGAATGCGCGGCCACCATGGCCTTCGGCATGGAGGCGCTGGCGGGTGAGCCGGACCTTCTGTGCCTCGGCGAGATGGGCATCGGCAACACCACCATCGCCGCCGCCATCTTCCACGGGCTCTATGGCGGCACGGCCGCCGACTGGGTCGGCCCCGGCACCGGCTCGACCGGCGAGACGCTGGCCCGCAAGATCGCCGCCGTCGAGGCGGCCGTAACGCGCGCCAAGGGCCATCTCGACGATCCGCTGGAAGTGCTGCGCAAGCTCGGCGGGCGCGAGGTGGCGGCGATGGCCGGGGCGATCCTCGCCGCGCGGCTGCAGCGCGTGCCGGTGGTGCTCGACGGCTATGTGGTGACCGCCGCCGCCGCCGTGCTGAAGGCCCTGGACCCGCGCGCGCTCGACCATTGCCTCGCCGGCCATGTCTCGGCCGAGCCGGCCCACCGCGCCGTGCTGGAGCGGCTGGAATTGCGGCCGATCCTCGATCTCGGCATGCGCCTCGGTGAGGGCTCGGGCGCGGCGCTGGCGGTTGGCGTCATCAAGTCGGCGCTCGCCTGCCATGGCGGCATGGCGACCTTTGCCGAGGCCGGGGTGGCCGAGGGGTGA
- a CDS encoding ABC transporter permease, with amino-acid sequence MLDLLRLISFGPDGWGDEILAGALVTIELAVVTLPIGIAIGLGVALAKDSPNWLLRAAGNLFTTVFRGLPELLTLFIVYYGGQMLLTRIAGYFVEGAHVEVNQFVAGVAALGLVLGAFSSEVLLAAIRAVPRGQKEAAAALGLSKFRVFRLVTFPQLWRVALPGLSNNWMVLLKDTSLVSVIAITDLMRQTAIAVGVTKQPFFFYLVACLIYLVFSGLSSVVFTRLEARASRGFKRVGGH; translated from the coding sequence ATGCTGGACCTCCTACGTCTCATCTCCTTCGGCCCGGATGGCTGGGGAGACGAAATCCTCGCGGGCGCGCTCGTCACCATCGAGCTCGCCGTCGTGACCCTGCCGATCGGCATCGCCATCGGCCTCGGCGTGGCGCTGGCGAAGGATTCGCCGAACTGGCTGCTGCGCGCCGCCGGCAATTTGTTCACCACCGTGTTCCGCGGCCTGCCCGAACTGCTGACGCTGTTCATCGTCTATTATGGCGGGCAGATGCTGCTCACCCGCATCGCCGGCTATTTCGTCGAGGGCGCGCATGTCGAGGTGAACCAGTTCGTCGCCGGCGTCGCCGCGCTCGGCCTCGTGCTTGGCGCCTTCTCCAGCGAGGTGCTGCTCGCCGCCATCCGCGCCGTGCCGCGCGGGCAGAAGGAAGCCGCCGCCGCGCTCGGCCTGTCGAAGTTCCGCGTGTTCCGGCTGGTCACCTTCCCGCAGCTCTGGCGCGTGGCGCTGCCGGGCCTGTCCAACAACTGGATGGTGCTGCTCAAGGACACCTCGCTGGTCTCGGTGATCGCCATCACCGATCTGATGCGCCAGACCGCCATCGCGGTGGGTGTGACCAAGCAGCCCTTCTTCTTCTACCTCGTCGCCTGCCTGATTTATCTGGTGTTCTCCGGCCTTTCGAGCGTGGTGTTCACCCGGCTGGAGGCGCGCGCCTCCCGTGGCTTCAAGCGCGTGGGAGGCCACTGA
- the bluB gene encoding 5,6-dimethylbenzimidazole synthase — protein sequence MALIGETLPPPPPAGGPPAFDAAFRAGLDDLFAWRRDVRHFLTQPLPAGRLEALVAQACTAPSVGLCQPWRFVRVDDAARRAAVRASFTRCNAQALAAQEGERAALYATLKLAGLDEAPEHLAVFVEPDPATGHGLGRATMPETVAYSAVMAIHTLWLAAAAEGIGVGWVSILDPAEVTAALEVPAHWHLVAYLCIGYPAAPADTPELERAGWERRRPPADLMVAR from the coding sequence ATGGCGCTCATAGGTGAAACCCTCCCCCCGCCGCCCCCGGCCGGCGGCCCGCCCGCCTTCGACGCGGCCTTCCGCGCCGGGCTGGACGATCTGTTCGCCTGGCGGCGGGATGTGCGCCATTTTCTCACCCAACCCCTGCCGGCGGGCCGGCTAGAGGCGCTGGTCGCCCAGGCCTGCACGGCCCCGAGCGTCGGCCTCTGCCAGCCCTGGCGCTTCGTGCGGGTGGATGATGCCGCCCGCCGCGCGGCGGTGCGCGCCTCCTTCACCCGCTGCAACGCGCAGGCGCTGGCCGCGCAGGAGGGGGAGCGCGCCGCGCTCTATGCGACGCTGAAGCTCGCGGGGCTCGACGAGGCGCCGGAGCATCTCGCCGTCTTCGTCGAGCCCGATCCCGCGACCGGCCACGGCCTCGGCCGCGCCACCATGCCGGAGACCGTCGCCTATTCAGCCGTCATGGCCATTCACACGCTGTGGCTGGCGGCGGCGGCCGAGGGAATCGGCGTCGGCTGGGTGTCGATCCTCGATCCCGCCGAGGTGACGGCGGCGCTGGAGGTGCCGGCCCACTGGCATCTCGTCGCCTATCTGTGCATAGGCTATCCCGCCGCCCCCGCCGACACGCCCGAACTGGAGCGCGCCGGCTGGGAGCGTCGCCGTCCCCCAGCCGATCTCATGGTCGCGCGTTGA